In Brachypodium distachyon strain Bd21 chromosome 5, Brachypodium_distachyon_v3.0, whole genome shotgun sequence, the genomic window CTCGCTGGCGGGCACGGGGTACCCGCGGGACTGCGAGCGGAGCCTGATGCCGCGGGCGCCCGCCGTGGGccgcagcccgcgccgcctggcCCAGGCGGccctcgccgtggccgccgaccgcgcccgcgcctgctCCGCCTACATCGGCGTCTCCCCGAAGGGGAAGGGTTcaaagggcggcggcgccatgggggACTGCGCGGAGACGGTGCGCGACGCGGCGGGCCTGCTGCGGcagtcggcggcggaggtgggcgCGGGCCGGATGGGCCGGGCCTCGTCCCCGCGGTTCGCGTGGCGGCTCAGCAACGCCCAGACATGGGCCAGCGCCGCCCTCACCGACGCCGACACCTGCCTCGactccctcgccgcctccggcgccggcggagccCCCCGCGACGACGTCAGGCGGAGggtcgtcgccgtcgcgcaGGCCACCAGCAACGCGCTCGCGCTCGTCAACCGCCTCCAGCCAGCCGCCCCCCACCCACCACCAGCAGTAGCCACCTAAACTCCATGATCCATCCTCCTCACGACATTGCTGCGGCGGCTGCTAGATACTACTACTACAGTATGTACCCATCGATTCGAGCCTGT contains:
- the LOC100835075 gene encoding 21 kDa protein — encoded protein: MRRSHHLLVLCLLIAAAAAAASASQLASKPRAPAVSPAAAADFVRRSCRSLAGTGYPRDCERSLMPRAPAVGRSPRRLAQAALAVAADRARACSAYIGVSPKGKGSKGGGAMGDCAETVRDAAGLLRQSAAEVGAGRMGRASSPRFAWRLSNAQTWASAALTDADTCLDSLAASGAGGAPRDDVRRRVVAVAQATSNALALVNRLQPAAPHPPPAVAT